CCACCAATTTTTAACCACCACCAATATTTAAGCATACACTACTAAACATGTTTTATGATGCTGTATAGTCGGACAGCTTAAAACATGTTTGATGATGTACAGATAAAAATTGGTGGTGTACGGATCACTAGCATTTGACGTGAATTAGATAATTAGCGTAGTGAATACATAATGTCATAATCAACTCTAGTAGTTCTTGGTTACATTAGTTATTCAGTATTTTAAACACACCCATACTTTATAACCACTCCAGTTGACAATGTTGTTAATGTTTTTGCCCAAGAGAACTTATTATatcacaaatgataataacaaaacAAGAATTTATACATGATCATGACAAAATCCAACATTTCTTCAGTAATACATATCCAATGAGGTCTTGAAAGCCTTCAATGAAACAAAGTTAGACATTTTATaagtatataataatataatatcagTATATATAATCATTCTCTAAAGTCAAGTTACATACTCGAAAATTGTTTAACAGCGAAAAAATGTGCATcagacattaaaaaaaaaaaaaaacttctacaCTAATAACTAAGAAATGGAAGTTAAACTGAAACTAAACTATGACTCACAATATGTCCAAGTTAGATAAGTCGAGTGTTGTAGGACCCACAACGAGGGCATTTATGGTACAGCCAATGGAAAGACGCAGTTCCCCTCTTTTCGCAGTCGTTGCATAAAATGTCCTGCAAACAATATAAGAATTTGATGTCAATAATATGCATTTGTCGTTGTATTAATTATTAACTATTTATGTTTTAATAACTGCGATCGCAACCTGAGTCTTGCCAGAATACTCCTCTGGAATTTTCTCTTCAGCTAACATTGCATCCAACATCCCAAAGTATACCTGTCAGGTGATCAAAATTCAACTtgcaggattttttttttttttataaaattatcgACTTATTTTATAAACTTTGATGTTCGATGAAGTTTGATACATTTTCAGACACTTAACAATTGTTTTTTCATGAATATATATGAAACTCACCTGCATATCCCCCAATGACTTGCTGCATATTGGGCAAGTATAGTTTGAGCAAGTGTATTCCTACACACAGAATCGAAGAGTCAATATTGCTTGCTGATTGAATAAAAAAAACATTCATCAAAGAGGCAATGATACGTACACCGTCAAAAATTATCCATACAGCACCAAAACTATTTTAGAGGGTTGTATAGTACAACATTATAATGCATGTTTGGTGATGTATGCATAATTTAAGTGATCATCAACCCAATTAAAGACATGAGATGAATACCTGAAAACATGAAGAATGCATTACGTGACCACACGAAAGGGCTTTAACAGGATTGCTAGACGTAAAGATGTATTCATGGCATATCGGGCAATTGTCTTCAAGACACTTCTCTCTGCAGACGTGAACCAAAAGTGATCTCGACATGCAGGCGTTACAATTCATGCAATGAAAATAGTCAAGCCCGAGACCTTTCCCGACTCTGCAAAGGTTACAATACGGGCAATGGTAGATTTGCCTGTTCACAGAGATTTCAGAGATCATAAAAGAGAAATCTACAAAGTATATATAAGTGTTGCGTAAATTAGTCACCTCTCATCATCGAAGAATTTGCAGATGGAGCAATAGTATCTGGCCATCGATAAGTTGTTACAAGAAACGGTTGAGCATGTTGGACCGATGGGTTGGACAATCAAACATTTCATGCACATCATCATGGTTGTGGCTTTTCTGGATTAAGTAAATAAAAAAGTTGAAATATATTCATTTTTTACAGAGTTAAAAGTAAGTGTTGTTTTAACAGAGTTAACCATAAGGAGTAGTCGAGTGGCGATTTTGACTTTTCCAGTAAagtaggggggggggggggggggggggggggggtcacGAGTTTGAATCCCTGGAGCACAAAAGAACCCCTTATGGCCACAGAGGTTCACCATGTACGACTCTGGGCAGCTTGCAAAGCAGGTTGTTGCCTCGAGATTAGTCTGCTCGCAAAGCGAGTTGAAAACTCGGCCcgtaaggaaaaaaaaaaaaaccaaagagccaatggcttggcGGTATCGAGGTCACCTTTACAacttgaggttgagggttcgagtcctgcttaggacatTTCGTGGTGTATATATTTGTGTTAGTATTAGatgggtgtgtgagtttgccttttaaaaaaaaaaaaaaaaaagaacaaaaaaaaaGTTAGTGTTGAGCGTGTACCTATCCATTACGTGATCGGTTTCATGGGCATCATCATGGCAAAGTCTGCAAGTGTAAAGCTTGTTGCAACAAGAAGCAACAAGTTTGCAGTTCCGCTTGTAGTGTTTACATCCGAACACTAATTTTTGAGAATCACGATAAGATGGATAAATACCCATTACGCCTTGTTCGTTATCTGGCCCGTCAACATCTTGATTAGATTTCTTTTGCGTGTTGATCCAACGGCTGAGATAAAAAGATGAAACTCTAAGTTACACATCAGAATAActgaaaattaaataaaataaagtacAACCTCATTATCAGGTTCTGTATTATGATGGGTTTCATCTGAGGCTCCAATGTTTCGTCACAATGCACTTTTCTAATCGTAGCCTCGAGTTCATCTTGACTCAACACTAGTACAGAATTTTCATCTGTCTCGGTTCTATCAGTAACGTCTGATATATCTGTCTTTGACTGGTCAACATCACTACAGACTTGATCTTTGCACAAGTGCTTTtgttttttatcatcattgaaactTTCACGACGCATCGTTTTATTGCCCTTATTGGATTTCGATAATTCACCTCGAGGCAAGTACTTTGAGAGTATCTCCAAAGTGTCGGCAGTTGACTGAGTCAGCATCGTTGACTGGTCAACCTTAGGAACGTCGTATGTTTTCATACCTTCCCACCATTCACCTAACCATTGATCAAACATCGTGTTCTTGGTAGCCTTGCGCCATAACGACATGAGTGCGTTCTGTTCTTCTAGCGTTAAATACGCCATGAGCCATGGTATCATTTCTTGTAAAGTTTCGGCTCGTGTTCTTCCAAGCATGCGTCCTATGATCTTTTCTTGTTCTTTGAGAGACAAATGTTCTCTAAACAACGGCCACAGCTCGATTTCTTCATGGTCAACATGGTCCGAAAGCATTTTATTCATGCATTTACACATGGCGTGAAGCTTGACACATAGTTGACGATACGTTAACATTCTTTTACTCGAAACTGAATAATACCATTCCGAAATCTGATCAAGAACGTATGAAATTCGATTTAAGTATTCAACATCCATTTTATGATCAATGGAGTACGAATGGCTACTATTTTGAATAATTTCCTTCGCTTCTAAAGCAGGAAACGCTATTTCGTCCTCTGCTTCACTATGCATTTTGTACAGATTACGTAGAAGATGAAAGCGCTGATGAAACTCTGTGAATAAAACATCGTTGTCTACCAGGTTGGCAGACAACGATACGAGATGTTCCATATCCTTCTTGAGCGCTTTATGGAAGAAAAAGATATGATCCACCGGTCGTGATTCTAGATAACGAAAGGAATGTTCTGTATTATTCTCCATAGGATACGTTGAAACATGACTCGAAATCTTCAGTTTTTGAGGGAAAAATACATGAAAATTGATCCCGCTAGCATACGATGTGTCATACGTTGAAGAAGAGCTAGATACGCCTTTAGTAGCCGTTTGCAAGTACGAAAACGCTGAACTGGTCTTGATTTGTTCAGACAGAAATGAGCATCTATTCTCGAACGCTGCACGCAACTCCTCTCTAAAATTGTCGATAGATGTTTTACCTGAGTAACCAATGCGTACCCATTCATACAAAAGGGAAGATAATGATTTGTTGACCAAAACGCCCCCTTGTTTTACGCTATGCAAAATAGACTTCGATTCATCCTCTGATAAATGACTTGAAAACCAAGTAACCGTGCACTTTAGCAATCCAAGCGGCATCATCTCGAGACAAGCGTATAATAACCACCGCTGCATTTCACGGGTGCAATTCTTAACTATAAATGGGAAAACCTGCCAAAGATAACACCCGCTAAGTAATGGTAGTACCAAGTGACCGGTACTtatttgctgatgtggcagtcatTCGAGGTGCCACATCATCAAGATACATAGAACAGAAACTCTTATTGTTCGATGCTTACTGACTTCAGTAGAAACTTgcgtttatattttatatatttaacctTACAGTTCAGGGCGTCTTAGAGGGTGTGTAAGATAGGCCACTGAACATGGCCCGAAATCTTAAAAAGGGCcaaaaattttaatagaccatttatatatacttgttctGCTACAGGTCGAAGTAGGTCAAAAAGGATTTACAGCCGATAGGTAAGTTTTTTTCCTTCTGATACAAATTACCTTAAGTTAAAACTCATTTTGATTGAGAGATCTGAGAATCAATGATAATTTGTtttgatatttataatgataacttttaGTAGTATTATccttttatatgtattaaaaaattAAACGTTATAAATTAATGAGACGCCTCTGGCTACAGCAAATGTAACATGAGCATGAATGATCTATGTATTACCTCAATTTCCACAAATGTCAGGTATTTTCGGATCCCTGCGGCACATATTTTTAATTTGTCACATAAATTCTCCACAAAGTTGCTAGCTGATACCACATTTTCAGTCTTACAGTACAGTAACAACTGTAAACCTTCAATTTGACTGCCATCCAAGAACCGCTGATACGAAGGAGATGGACAATCTTCAGCCAATTCAATGCACATCGAATAAAACAGCTTATCCAACGCATTGCTGCAGAATTTGATACTTTAGTTAATAAAAAAACTATGATGACATCGAATAAAACAATTTTAcctgtaatataatataatatatatagtatataaagtatataatatacagTATATATTACCTGTAAAATATGATGACATCTGCAAAAAACTTTAGCTGAAAAACTGCAGGAAATAATCCTGAAAAATCGTTTGAGTCTCGAACTGAATATAACTCATCAAGGACTTGTAACAGATCCTTATGATACGCGCTATGCCATATGCAAACACTGTCTAAAGGATTGCATCGATAAGTTTCATCGATTAAATATTCGCGCTCTGGCTTCATTGGCTCTCCAAATTGACCCTCGGATTTATAAACTTCTAGAATCTTCCGGAAACTAGCACGGCCATTGAGAAATAAAGATTCTTTTCCGTACTTGTCAAAATCCCATGTAACGATTTTCTCCTTCACTTCAAGACACGATATTACAACGTCTTGTAGAAGTTGATCTTTAGGAACAACTTGTTTAAGACATTGAAGAACGTTTTCTGTTTCGTCTGAGGATAGAAATGAGTTCATCCACCGAAAGAAGTCTTCTAAGAGTAGCATAGGAACACTACACATAAACTGCCAAACGAATGAGGCCTGTTCTTGCGTCGAGAATTGCTGAGTCAGCAACGGAAAGACCTGTTTCAATTATGACATATACATACACATTATAATGCTATAAAAAGGTTCTTTTACTGTTACGAATAATCCACATTTGTTCGTCTTGAAAGAAAATTTTAGCACTTCAGAGTATAGTCTAACTCATATCCATCTTtatacaaagattaaagtttaaagatGACAACTTTATATCAGTTACACACACTTCTGTTTTCATCTTTAACTGATACTGATGTTCGATCTTTTGCGTTGGTAGCGATAGATGATAATCAATAATTGAGGACACATTATGTCACCTTACACTATCTCCACTTATTGTCCAATTTCAGAAATGTATCTATACTTTGAAATTGTCTTTAGATGCACATTTTTAATGTTTTTGTAAGGTAACTAGACAATACAAAGAGCATTGATTTAAGTCCGAATGTGTAGATATTCACACACATCTATCAAAGATTTCTAAGGGTTGGATACGCGATCACGCAAATAGACAATTTAGTATATAGTGCGCTGATCATAACAAGCCTCGAAAGATAGATTTGCATATAATTACAAGAGCGAAAACTTATGTTAATAGTTTAGGATGACTTAGAACATTAAACTAGCTATCACAATTACCTTAACAAACTAAATCAATCCAGTTATGGTAACTTACATACTAACACTTCAATAAAATTCAAGTACATAATTTGAACATTATTACTACTGATAGTAAATAGGTAAACAGATGGTCAAAGGGAAGAAGGCGAATTTGTTATTATTGAGGAATATAATTACAATCAAAGGTAAACAGCTTGCAATCAAAGGTAAGGTGTGGATTGAAGAAGTTATTGAAGATGAGTTTTTGGAAACGGTCAGTACTGTTATTATTGAGGAATATAATTTGATGTTACAAGAAGGGATTGAACTGCCGAAAAAACACCACTCTGCTGAACAGTTTACAAAACCGGCACCGGTTTTCCAACAGGTTGTCAACGATGGTCAAAGGGAAGAAGGCGAATTTGTTACGGATGAGGTGGTTGGGAACTTTCAAACTCCTCAAAAGTCAAAAGGATCTAATCTGGTTTCTTCTTCAAAGGTTATCCATAATTCTTTGAAAAATGTTACAAATGCAGTTAAAACTCAAAGGGAGTTGTATGGGGATTTCAAAAGGTCTACCCAACCTTTTTCGGCAACCTTTCCCAAAGCGATTCACAACTCTATGGAAAAGGTTTCATTAGCAGTTAAAAACCAAAAGTTTAAAACAGACAAGGTATGTAAGGCAGCAGAGGAGATCAAAGCATCTCTGTTCAAAGCTAAATCTGTGGCTTATGTCCCTGATGAGGTGGAAGACGTGGTTAAGTCCGTTTCTACCCCTGCTTCTCCCTTGAAACGTGTCCCTTTTAATTTGAACTTAAATGATTACCCTGTCCTTTTCAATGTTTCTCCCAATAACTCTTCATTGTCCAAACCTGATGCTATTTCCCTCAATTGTACTGAAGAAAAACCCTCtgtctcaatattgaattcttCTAGCCCAATCAAATCTATACCAGATAATCACTGTATCGATCAAGGGTGCAAGGATTCATGTGAAAAAATTAAAGCAAGGTGTTTCGCTGTTATTCCTAATGAGGTTCCTGTTTTTCACAAAAAAGAGAACATAGCCAAGAACAAGGGAAAAATCACAAGTAACGATTGGGTTGATCATATTCCAAACCTTTCGGGTGTTTTTGATACTTCGAGTGAAATCAATCACGTCGTTGGTGATGGTAAATCTGTGAAGAACAATAATCGATTTGGGGGTAAAAAGCTCACCTTTTTAGAAGAGATGGCCAATTTTGGGGTTTTGATGCAAAACATGACCGACGACGATACTCCAACCAATAAAT
This genomic window from Rutidosis leptorrhynchoides isolate AG116_Rl617_1_P2 chromosome 2, CSIRO_AGI_Rlap_v1, whole genome shotgun sequence contains:
- the LOC139892440 gene encoding zinc finger protein BRUTUS-like At1g74770 isoform X3, coding for MPELPFVSFIFFHIIRWSTLLWPPESTPFDHVSYRTYGYPWPSVIFRALDVHVKNVVSAYSLEHTSTNDILDSIFHYLDVLEKEDEKHISKPFQELVYFIGTLQTSVCKHMAKEEEQVFPLLTQQFSTQEQASFVWQFMCSVPMLLLEDFFRWMNSFLSSDETENVLQCLKQVVPKDQLLQDVVISCLEVKEKIVTWDFDKYGKESLFLNGRASFRKILEVYKSEGQFGEPMKPEREYLIDETYRCNPLDSVCIWHSAYHKDLLQVLDELYSVRDSNDFSGLFPAVFQLKFFADVIIFYSNALDKLFYSMCIELAEDCPSPSYQRFLDGSQIEGLQLLLYCKTENVVSASNFVENLCDKLKICAAGIRKYLTFVEIEVFPFIVKNCTREMQRWLLYACLEMMPLGLLKCTVTWFSSHLSEDESKSILHSVKQGGVLVNKSLSSLLYEWVRIGYSGKTSIDNFREELRAAFENRCSFLSEQIKTSSAFSYLQTATKGVSSSSSTYDTSYASGINFHVFFPQKLKISSHVSTYPMENNTEHSFRYLESRPVDHIFFFHKALKKDMEHLVSLSANLVDNDVLFTEFHQRFHLLRNLYKMHSEAEDEIAFPALEAKEIIQNSSHSYSIDHKMDVEYLNRISYVLDQISEWYYSVSSKRMLTYRQLCVKLHAMCKCMNKMLSDHVDHEEIELWPLFREHLSLKEQEKIIGRMLGRTRAETLQEMIPWLMAYLTLEEQNALMSLWRKATKNTMFDQWLGEWWEGMKTYDVPKVDQSTMLTQSTADTLEILSKYLPRGELSKSNKGNKTMRRESFNDDKKQKHLCKDQVCSDVDQSKTDISDVTDRTETDENSVLVLSQDELEATIRKVHCDETLEPQMKPIIIQNLIMSRWINTQKKSNQDVDGPDNEQGVMGIYPSYRDSQKLVFGCKHYKRNCKLVASCCNKLYTCRLCHDDAHETDHVMDRKATTMMMCMKCLIVQPIGPTCSTVSCNNLSMARYYCSICKFFDDERQIYHCPYCNLCRVGKGLGLDYFHCMNCNACMSRSLLVHVCREKCLEDNCPICHEYIFTSSNPVKALSCGHVMHSSCFQEYTCSNYTCPICSKSLGDMQVYFGMLDAMLAEEKIPEEYSGKTQDILCNDCEKRGTASFHWLYHKCPRCGSYNTRLI
- the LOC139892440 gene encoding zinc finger protein BRUTUS-like At1g74770 isoform X1 is translated as MSVTELTVIPGLQLRESPILLLLHFHNALRQELGDLRRTAAEALDCRIYGPDLIQELRRRFEFFKLVNKYHSVAEDEVIFRALDVHVKNVVSAYSLEHTSTNDILDSIFHYLDVLEKEDEKHISKPFQELVYFIGTLQTSVCKHMAKEEEQVFPLLTQQFSTQEQASFVWQFMCSVPMLLLEDFFRWMNSFLSSDETENVLQCLKQVVPKDQLLQDVVISCLEVKEKIVTWDFDKYGKESLFLNGRASFRKILEVYKSEGQFGEPMKPEREYLIDETYRCNPLDSVCIWHSAYHKDLLQVLDELYSVRDSNDFSGLFPAVFQLKFFADVIIFYSNALDKLFYSMCIELAEDCPSPSYQRFLDGSQIEGLQLLLYCKTENVVSASNFVENLCDKLKICAAGIRKYLTFVEIEVFPFIVKNCTREMQRWLLYACLEMMPLGLLKCTVTWFSSHLSEDESKSILHSVKQGGVLVNKSLSSLLYEWVRIGYSGKTSIDNFREELRAAFENRCSFLSEQIKTSSAFSYLQTATKGVSSSSSTYDTSYASGINFHVFFPQKLKISSHVSTYPMENNTEHSFRYLESRPVDHIFFFHKALKKDMEHLVSLSANLVDNDVLFTEFHQRFHLLRNLYKMHSEAEDEIAFPALEAKEIIQNSSHSYSIDHKMDVEYLNRISYVLDQISEWYYSVSSKRMLTYRQLCVKLHAMCKCMNKMLSDHVDHEEIELWPLFREHLSLKEQEKIIGRMLGRTRAETLQEMIPWLMAYLTLEEQNALMSLWRKATKNTMFDQWLGEWWEGMKTYDVPKVDQSTMLTQSTADTLEILSKYLPRGELSKSNKGNKTMRRESFNDDKKQKHLCKDQVCSDVDQSKTDISDVTDRTETDENSVLVLSQDELEATIRKVHCDETLEPQMKPIIIQNLIMSRWINTQKKSNQDVDGPDNEQGVMGIYPSYRDSQKLVFGCKHYKRNCKLVASCCNKLYTCRLCHDDAHETDHVMDRKATTMMMCMKCLIVQPIGPTCSTVSCNNLSMARYYCSICKFFDDERQIYHCPYCNLCRVGKGLGLDYFHCMNCNACMSRSLLVHVCREKCLEDNCPICHEYIFTSSNPVKALSCGHVMHSSCFQEYTCSNYTCPICSKSLGDMQVYFGMLDAMLAEEKIPEEYSGKTQDILCNDCEKRGTASFHWLYHKCPRCGSYNTRLI
- the LOC139892440 gene encoding zinc finger protein BRUTUS-like At1g74770 isoform X2, which translates into the protein MSVTELTVIPGLQLRESPILLLLHFHNALRQELGDLRRTAAEALDCRIYGPDLIQELRRRFEFFKLVNKYHSVAEDEVIFRALDVHVKNVVSAYSLEHTSTNDILDSIFHYLDVLEKEDEKHISKPFQELVYFIGTLQTSVCKHMAKEEEQVFPLLTQQFSTQEQASFVWQFMCSVPMLLLEDFFRWMNSFLSSDETENVLQCLKQVVPKDQLLQDVVISCLEVKEKIVTWDFDKYGKESLFLNGRASFRKILEVYKSEGQFGEPMKPEREYLIDETYRCNPLDSVCIWHSAYHKDLLQVLDELYSVRDSNDFSGLFPAVFQLKFFADVIIFYSNALDKLFYSMCIELAEDCPSPSYQRFLDGSQIEGLQLLLYCKTENVVSASNFVENLCDKLKICAAGIRKYLTFVEIEVFPFIVKNCTREMQRWLLYACLEMMPLGLLKCTVTWFSSHLSEDESKSILHSVKQGGVLVNKSLSSLLYEWVRIGYSGKTSIDNFREELRAAFENRCSFLSEQIKTSSAFSYLQTATKGVSSSSSTYDTSYASGINFHVFFPQKLKISSHVSTYPMENNTEHSFRYLESRPVDHIFFFHKALKKDMEHLVSLSANLVDNDVLFTEFHQRFHLLRNLYKMHSEAEDEIAFPALEAKEIIQNSSHSYSIDHKMDVEYLNRISYVLDQISEWYYSVSSKRMLTYRQLCVKLHAMCKCMNKMLSDHVDHEEIELWPLFREHLSLKEQEKIIGRMLGRTRAETLQEMIPWLMAYLTLEEQNALMSLWRKATKNTMFDQWLGEWWEGMKTYDVPKVDQSTMLTQSTADTLEILSKYLPRGELSKSNKGNKTMRRESFNDDKKQKHLCKDQVCSDVDQSKTDISDVTDRTETDENSVLVLSQDELEATIRKVHCDETLEPQMKPIIIQNLIMSRWINTQKKSNQDVDGPDNEQGVMGIYPSYRDSQKLVFGCKHYKRNCKLVASCCNKLYTCRLCHDDAHETDHVMDRKATTMMMCMKCLIVQPIGPTCSTVSCNNLSMARYYCSICKFFDDERVGKGLGLDYFHCMNCNACMSRSLLVHVCREKCLEDNCPICHEYIFTSSNPVKALSCGHVMHSSCFQEYTCSNYTCPICSKSLGDMQVYFGMLDAMLAEEKIPEEYSGKTQDILCNDCEKRGTASFHWLYHKCPRCGSYNTRLI
- the LOC139892440 gene encoding zinc finger protein BRUTUS-like At1g18910 isoform X4, producing the protein MSVTELTVIPGLQLRESPILLLLHFHNALRQELGDLRRTAAEALDCRIYGPDLIQELRRRFEFFKLVNKYHSVAEDEVIFRALDVHVKNVVSAYSLEHTSTNDILDSIFHYLDVLEKEDEKHISKPFQELVYFIGTLQTSVCKHMAKEEEQVFPLLTQQFSTQEQASFVWQFMCSVPMLLLEDFFRWMNSFLSSDETENVLQCLKQVVPKDQLLQDVVISCLEVKEKIVTWDFDKYGKESLFLNGRASFRKILEVYKSEGQFGEPMKPEREYLIDETYRCNPLDSVCIWHSAYHKDLLQVLDELYSVRDSNDFSGLFPAVFQLKFFADVIIFYSNALDKLFYSMCIELAEDCPSPSYQRFLDGSQIEGLQLLLYCKTENVVSASNFVENLCDKLKICAAGIRKYLTFVEIEVFPFIVKNCTREMQRWLLYACLEMMPLGLLKCTVTWFSSHLSEDESKSILHSVKQGGVLVNKSLSSLLYEWVRIGYSGKTSIDNFREELRAAFENRCSFLSEQIKTSSAFSYLQTATKGVSSSSSTYDTSYASGINFHVFFPQKLKISSHVSTYPMENNTEHSFRYLESRPVDHIFFFHKALKKDMEHLVSLSANLVDNDVLFTEFHQRFHLLRNLYKMHSEAEDEIAFPALEAKEIIQNSSHSYSIDHKMDVEYLNRISYVLDQISEWYYSVSSKRMLTYRQLCVKLHAMCKCMNKMLSDHVDHEEIELWPLFREHLSLKEQEKIIGRMLGRTRAETLQEMIPWLMAYLTLEEQNALMSLWRKATKNTMFDQWLGEWWEGMKTYDVPKVDQSTMLTQSTADTLEILSKYLPRGELSKSNKGNKTMRRESFNDDKKQKHLCKDQVCSDVDQSKTDISDVTDRTETDENSVLVLSQDELEATIRKVHCDETLEPQMKPIIIQNLIMSRWINTQKKSNQDVDGPDNEQGVMGIYPSYRDSQKLVFGCKHYKRNCKLVASCCNKLYTCRLCHDDAHETDHVMDRTRTLNLKL